The Euzebyales bacterium genome has a segment encoding these proteins:
- a CDS encoding branched-chain amino acid ABC transporter permease — protein sequence MDLNLILDRFLEAALGTDAVYFAVAAIGLNLHFGYTGLLNFGHVGFLMVAAYGLAITVTSLGLSFWPGILVGMIAAVVYALLLGIPTLRLRADYLAIVTIVAAEIMRFLFRAVVFRDVTGGSFGLQGFASDFYAINPFPPGDYGIWVIDFSERQTWLLTVSWALAVLMTVALWLLARSPWGRVLKAIREDEDAARSLGKDVFVYKMQSLVLGGVIGGFGGFILATSQQAVQPDTYSPPVTFFIFTALILGGAATIIGPVIGAMLFWGLLSATDAVLRQGVSSGTIPASIMDGVQVGSVRFMLVGLGLMVLMIFRPQGIFGDRREIALER from the coding sequence GTGGACCTCAACCTCATCCTCGACCGGTTCCTGGAGGCGGCGCTCGGCACTGACGCCGTGTACTTCGCCGTCGCCGCGATCGGACTGAACCTGCACTTCGGGTACACGGGTCTGCTCAACTTCGGCCACGTCGGCTTCCTGATGGTCGCCGCCTACGGGCTCGCGATCACGGTCACGTCGCTCGGGCTGTCGTTCTGGCCCGGTATCCTCGTGGGGATGATCGCCGCAGTCGTCTACGCGCTGCTGCTCGGGATCCCGACACTTCGGCTACGGGCGGACTACCTCGCCATCGTCACCATCGTCGCCGCGGAGATCATGCGGTTCCTGTTCCGAGCAGTGGTCTTTCGCGACGTCACCGGCGGGTCGTTCGGCCTCCAGGGGTTCGCGAGCGATTTCTATGCGATCAACCCGTTCCCACCTGGTGACTATGGCATCTGGGTGATCGACTTCAGCGAACGCCAGACGTGGCTGCTGACCGTGAGCTGGGCCCTGGCAGTGCTGATGACCGTCGCGCTGTGGTTGTTGGCGCGCAGCCCGTGGGGTCGCGTCCTGAAGGCGATCCGCGAGGACGAGGATGCCGCCCGCAGCCTGGGCAAGGACGTCTTCGTCTACAAGATGCAGAGCCTCGTACTTGGTGGAGTCATCGGCGGGTTCGGCGGGTTCATCCTCGCGACCAGCCAGCAGGCGGTGCAGCCCGACACCTACTCGCCGCCGGTCACCTTCTTCATCTTCACCGCGCTCATCCTGGGCGGCGCGGCAACCATCATCGGGCCGGTGATCGGCGCGATGCTGTTCTGGGGGCTGCTCTCGGCGACCGACGCGGTCCTGCGTCAGGGTGTCTCGTCCGGGACCATCCCGGCATCGATCATGGATGGTGTGCAGGTCGGGTCGGTGCGCTTCATGCTGGTGGGGCTGGGGCTGATGGTGTTGATGATCTTCAGACCTCAGGGCATCTTCGGCGATCGAAGGGAGATCGCACTTGAACGGTGA
- a CDS encoding ABC transporter ATP-binding protein: MTDIAPEPGAAKPDPVLKVDDISKSFGGLKAVDVRHLEVQRDVITALIGPNGAGKTTFFNLISGFDTPDTGEWSFNDTLLSGMRAHAIARRGMVRTFQLTKALGRLSVMENMKLGATGQKGENIFRALVPPIWRAQERAIEERADHLLERFNMAHMRDDFAGELSGGQRKLLEMARALMSRPEMVLLDEPTAGVNPALKQSLLGHVREVVEEGTTVMFVEHDMDMVRDISDWVVVMGEGAIIAEGPHDAIGRNPTVIDAYLGSHHDQPLSFEEQEAVLERADQELDEISHADREAKDAG; encoded by the coding sequence TTGACCGACATCGCACCCGAACCCGGTGCGGCCAAGCCCGACCCTGTCCTGAAGGTCGACGACATCTCGAAGAGCTTCGGCGGCCTCAAGGCGGTCGACGTCCGGCATCTCGAGGTGCAGCGGGATGTCATCACCGCGCTCATCGGTCCGAACGGCGCGGGCAAGACGACCTTCTTCAACCTCATCAGTGGGTTCGACACGCCCGACACCGGTGAATGGAGCTTCAACGACACGCTGCTGTCGGGGATGCGCGCCCATGCGATCGCCCGGCGCGGCATGGTGCGGACGTTTCAGCTGACCAAGGCGCTGGGGCGGCTGTCGGTCATGGAGAACATGAAGCTCGGGGCCACCGGGCAGAAGGGCGAGAACATCTTCCGTGCACTGGTTCCCCCGATCTGGCGTGCGCAGGAGCGCGCGATCGAGGAGCGGGCGGACCACCTGCTCGAGCGGTTCAACATGGCGCATATGCGCGACGACTTCGCCGGCGAGCTGTCCGGCGGGCAGCGGAAGCTCCTGGAGATGGCGCGTGCGCTGATGAGCAGGCCCGAGATGGTGCTGCTCGACGAGCCGACCGCAGGGGTCAACCCCGCACTCAAGCAGTCATTGCTCGGCCACGTCCGTGAGGTGGTCGAGGAGGGCACCACCGTGATGTTCGTGGAGCACGACATGGACATGGTGCGCGACATCAGCGACTGGGTGGTGGTCATGGGCGAGGGCGCGATCATCGCGGAGGGCCCACACGATGCGATCGGGCGCAATCCGACGGTCATCGACGCGTACCTGGGCAGCCACCACGATCAGCCCCTGTCCTTCGAGGAGCAGGAGGCGGTGCTCGAGCGGGCCGACCAGGAGCTCGACGAGATATCGCACGCTGACCGTGAGGCAAAGGACGCAGGATGA
- a CDS encoding ABC transporter ATP-binding protein, translating to MSDHDTPTSSTDEHTVEDADALEVGARPSEPAEGVLIADNVVAGYVPGVPILRGCTLVLGQGELVGIVGPNGAGKSTLVKAIFGLVGVTEGTITLEGEDITAHSAHTLVSMGVGYVPQTENVFPSLTVEENMEMGLYLESKKFKERFDFVLDLFPKLGERRSQRAGSLSGGERQMVAMGRALMMEPKVLLLDEPSAGLSPVLQDQVFIRAKRINEAGVSIIMVEQNARRCLQICDRGYVLDQGRNAYTNTGAQLLNDPKVIELYLGTLGKVS from the coding sequence ATGAGCGACCATGACACGCCGACGTCATCGACCGACGAGCACACGGTCGAGGATGCCGACGCCCTCGAGGTTGGCGCGCGCCCCTCAGAGCCGGCCGAGGGTGTCCTGATCGCCGACAACGTCGTCGCCGGCTACGTCCCTGGCGTGCCGATCCTGCGTGGGTGCACGTTGGTCCTTGGCCAAGGCGAACTGGTCGGGATCGTCGGTCCCAACGGCGCGGGCAAGTCGACGCTGGTCAAGGCCATCTTCGGCCTGGTCGGCGTGACCGAGGGCACGATCACCCTCGAGGGCGAGGACATCACGGCGCACTCGGCGCACACGTTGGTGTCGATGGGTGTCGGCTACGTGCCCCAGACCGAGAACGTGTTCCCCAGCCTCACCGTCGAGGAGAACATGGAGATGGGGCTGTACCTGGAGTCGAAGAAGTTCAAGGAGCGCTTCGACTTCGTCCTCGATCTGTTCCCCAAGCTGGGGGAGCGGCGCAGTCAGCGCGCCGGCTCGCTGTCGGGCGGCGAACGACAGATGGTCGCGATGGGCCGGGCGTTGATGATGGAGCCGAAGGTGCTCCTGCTCGACGAGCCGTCCGCCGGCCTGTCGCCGGTCCTGCAGGACCAGGTGTTCATCCGCGCCAAGCGGATCAACGAGGCGGGTGTGTCGATCATCATGGTTGAGCAGAACGCCAGGCGCTGTCTGCAGATCTGCGACCGTGGCTACGTGCTCGATCAGGGCCGCAACGCCTACACCAACACCGGCGCGCAGCTGCTCAACGACCCCAAGGTGATCGAGCTCTACCTCGGCACCCTTGGCAAGGTCTCGTAG
- a CDS encoding response regulator, which produces MDGGALANEARVDQSVRVLIAEDEALIRLDLKEMLSEEGFEVVAEVSDGATAVRKTRELRPDLAILDVKMPVMDGIDAAQQITSERLSAVLMLTAFSQRELVERAREAGALAYLVKPFQKQDLLPAIEIACGRFRDLQGLENEVGTLADRLESRKAVDRAKGLLQEHEHMTEAAAFRWIQKTAMQRRVTMRVVANQVIERYTTT; this is translated from the coding sequence ATGGACGGAGGAGCTCTGGCGAACGAAGCACGTGTGGACCAGTCCGTCCGCGTCCTGATCGCAGAGGACGAGGCGCTGATCCGGCTCGACCTCAAGGAGATGCTCAGCGAGGAGGGCTTCGAGGTGGTGGCCGAGGTGTCCGACGGCGCCACCGCGGTCCGCAAGACCCGGGAGCTTCGTCCCGACCTGGCGATCCTGGACGTCAAGATGCCGGTCATGGACGGCATCGATGCGGCCCAGCAGATCACCTCCGAGCGGCTGTCGGCCGTGCTGATGCTCACCGCGTTCAGCCAGCGGGAGCTGGTCGAGCGCGCGCGTGAGGCCGGTGCCCTGGCCTACCTCGTCAAGCCGTTCCAGAAGCAGGACCTCCTGCCGGCGATCGAGATCGCGTGCGGCCGCTTCCGCGATCTGCAGGGCCTCGAGAACGAGGTCGGCACGCTGGCCGACCGCCTGGAGTCGCGCAAGGCGGTCGATCGTGCGAAGGGCCTGCTGCAGGAGCACGAGCACATGACCGAGGCCGCAGCCTTCCGGTGGATCCAGAAGACCGCGATGCAGCGACGCGTCACGATGCGGGTCGTCGCCAACCAGGTGATCGAGCGGTACACGACGACATGA